The following are encoded together in the Synechococcales cyanobacterium CNB genome:
- the tilS gene encoding tRNA lysidine(34) synthetase TilS: MPGSKGVVRPSRHDSAVGMVVRHWRRLAGGAERRDHDRRTLVACSGGADSSALVLCLASATDRVVVAHVVHDLRPRTESLSDRAKARELAAGLDLPFVEEHVRVAGLPGNDEANARRLRYEALERMAFEQGCPYIATAHHAEDQLETMLMGLVRGTGLAGLAGLRPRRPVGERGIHVVRPMLRLARVESERICRECGWTWAEDSTNRDVTRLRAALRAGPVKELLRIRPATCDHAVNVAEFVREAAALVEDGVAEVWPTATPVERDGRVVAYSFDRARLRGLRWIVVGALLRSAYARLRDGRGLDRLRARSIRAASLAVREAEDAREFRWHGARVVVGRDSVEVRLEESADG, from the coding sequence ATGCCCGGCTCAAAGGGAGTGGTGAGACCGTCCCGCCACGATTCAGCGGTCGGCATGGTGGTCCGCCACTGGCGCCGCCTGGCAGGAGGCGCGGAACGCAGGGACCACGACCGGCGGACACTGGTGGCCTGTTCGGGAGGAGCGGATTCGTCCGCGCTCGTGCTCTGCCTTGCGTCGGCCACCGACCGGGTGGTCGTGGCGCACGTCGTGCATGACCTTCGCCCTCGGACCGAATCGCTCTCGGATCGTGCCAAGGCGAGGGAACTCGCGGCGGGGCTTGACCTGCCGTTCGTCGAGGAGCACGTCCGGGTCGCCGGCCTGCCGGGGAACGACGAAGCGAACGCGCGTCGGCTGCGGTACGAGGCGCTGGAACGGATGGCGTTCGAGCAGGGCTGTCCGTACATCGCGACGGCGCACCACGCGGAGGACCAGCTCGAAACAATGCTGATGGGGCTTGTGCGTGGGACCGGCCTGGCCGGGCTTGCGGGCCTGCGCCCGAGACGGCCGGTCGGAGAGCGGGGCATTCATGTCGTTCGACCGATGCTGAGGCTCGCTCGGGTGGAGAGCGAACGCATCTGCCGCGAGTGCGGGTGGACGTGGGCGGAGGACTCGACGAACCGCGACGTCACACGGCTGCGAGCGGCGTTGCGTGCGGGTCCGGTGAAGGAGCTGCTCCGCATCCGCCCGGCGACGTGCGACCACGCGGTGAACGTGGCGGAGTTCGTGCGGGAAGCGGCCGCGCTCGTCGAGGACGGCGTGGCGGAGGTGTGGCCGACCGCGACCCCGGTCGAACGCGACGGTCGCGTGGTCGCGTACTCGTTCGATCGAGCTCGGTTGCGTGGCCTGCGGTGGATCGTGGTCGGAGCGCTGCTGCGCTCGGCCTATGCTCGGCTTCGCGACGGCCGGGGGCTTGATCGCCTCCGGGCGAGGTCGATCCGGGCCGCATCGCTCGCCGTGCGAGAAGCGGAAGACGCGCGGGAGTTCCGGTGGCATGGCGCTCGGGTGGTGGTGGGGCGTGACAGCGTCGAGGTCAGGTTGGAGGAGTCCGCTGATGGGTGA
- a CDS encoding aminopeptidase P family protein: protein MAKRGPASVAAKKPGVKDYAARRAAVLRELRGAIGLVFAGEGGGHLRGQWEADRSFYYLTGIGDEAGAAVLFDGANPDPRRRCILFLKPRDPEVEMWDGHRDAIGSALKARTGFDTVLRTRALPNVLATITRQRKRLATLHPPSLHTGAVPPDLALFRQLCERTAGVSIEDRSGVVPSLRAIKSPIELAAISRAIDATLAGHRAAAAVMKPGANERDVQEALERAMRDAGGDGTAYNSIIGAGPNAAVLHYMRNNAAIEPGDLVLIDAAATMDGYAADITRTYPASGKFSADQLDVYRTVLRAQRAAIAVVKPGNHMWQADEAAREIIDKAGFADAFYHGIGHPLGLEVHDVASDGALKAGMVVTVEPGVYVEERRLGIRLEDDVLVTQGGSRNLSAHIPIEPKDVEAMVRGR from the coding sequence ATGGCGAAGCGTGGCCCGGCGAGCGTGGCGGCGAAGAAGCCCGGTGTGAAGGACTACGCGGCGCGCCGGGCGGCGGTGCTTCGCGAGCTGAGGGGAGCGATCGGGCTGGTCTTCGCGGGCGAGGGGGGCGGGCACCTGCGCGGGCAGTGGGAGGCCGACCGTTCGTTCTACTACCTGACGGGCATCGGGGACGAGGCCGGAGCGGCGGTGCTCTTCGACGGGGCGAACCCCGACCCGCGCAGGCGGTGCATCCTGTTCCTCAAGCCGCGCGACCCCGAAGTGGAGATGTGGGACGGGCACCGCGACGCGATCGGTTCCGCGCTCAAGGCCCGCACCGGGTTCGACACGGTGCTGCGGACACGCGCCCTGCCGAACGTGCTCGCCACGATCACGCGCCAGCGGAAGCGGCTGGCGACGCTGCACCCCCCTTCGCTGCACACGGGGGCGGTTCCGCCGGACCTGGCCCTCTTCCGGCAGTTGTGCGAGCGGACCGCGGGCGTGAGCATCGAGGACAGGTCCGGCGTTGTTCCCTCGCTGCGGGCGATCAAGTCGCCGATCGAACTGGCGGCGATCTCCCGGGCGATCGACGCCACGCTCGCCGGGCACAGGGCCGCGGCGGCCGTGATGAAGCCCGGCGCGAACGAGCGGGACGTGCAGGAGGCTCTGGAACGGGCGATGCGCGACGCGGGCGGAGACGGCACGGCGTACAACTCGATCATCGGCGCCGGGCCGAACGCGGCTGTCCTCCACTACATGCGCAACAACGCCGCGATCGAGCCGGGCGACCTCGTGCTCATCGACGCGGCGGCCACGATGGACGGGTACGCGGCCGACATCACGCGCACGTACCCGGCGTCGGGGAAGTTCTCCGCTGACCAACTGGACGTCTATCGCACCGTGCTGCGCGCGCAGCGAGCGGCGATCGCGGTCGTGAAGCCGGGCAACCACATGTGGCAGGCGGACGAGGCCGCGCGCGAGATCATCGACAAGGCCGGGTTCGCGGACGCCTTCTACCACGGCATCGGGCACCCGCTGGGGCTGGAGGTGCACGACGTGGCGTCGGACGGCGCGCTGAAGGCCGGCATGGTCGTCACGGTCGAGCCGGGCGTCTACGTCGAGGAGCGTCGGCTCGGGATTCGCCTGGAGGACGACGTGCTGGTGACGCAGGGCGGGAGCCGGAACCTGTCGGCGCACATCCCGATCGAGCCGAAGGACGTCGAGGCGATGGTGCGCGGGCGGTGA
- a CDS encoding SCO family protein: MPRWFAPLLIVAVVGLALSVSAALMLRARQAEKAAEARRLAQEQAHASTNARLDVRRASLAELLRPIPEPLGELRIPEFNLVDQDGKPADQSIFDGRVTVLSFVFTHCVLVCPMLTGRMYEQYENLAGTSVRFVSISVDPANDTPERLRQYAAAFGVDHSRWRFLTGDAATIRRIASESLKFDVSDDPDESNRITLPDGESMANIRHPDRMILVGPDRRLIGLYSPNFEDDRAALTARLRAIAGKDRG; the protein is encoded by the coding sequence ATGCCCAGGTGGTTCGCCCCGCTGCTCATCGTCGCCGTCGTCGGACTCGCGCTCTCCGTCTCGGCCGCGCTCATGCTCCGCGCCAGGCAGGCCGAGAAGGCCGCCGAGGCACGCCGGCTCGCGCAGGAACAGGCGCACGCCTCCACCAACGCCCGGCTGGACGTCCGCCGCGCATCGCTCGCGGAGCTTCTCCGCCCCATCCCGGAGCCGCTGGGCGAACTCCGCATCCCCGAGTTCAACCTCGTCGATCAGGACGGCAAGCCCGCCGACCAGTCGATCTTCGACGGCCGGGTCACCGTCCTCAGCTTCGTCTTCACGCACTGCGTCCTCGTCTGCCCGATGCTGACCGGACGCATGTATGAGCAGTACGAGAACCTCGCCGGCACCAGCGTCCGTTTCGTCTCCATCAGCGTCGATCCCGCAAACGACACGCCCGAGCGCCTCCGACAGTACGCCGCCGCGTTCGGCGTCGATCATTCCCGCTGGCGCTTTCTCACCGGCGACGCCGCCACCATCCGGCGCATCGCCTCCGAAAGCCTCAAGTTCGACGTCTCCGACGACCCCGACGAGTCGAACCGCATCACCCTCCCCGACGGCGAGTCCATGGCCAACATCAGGCACCCCGACCGCATGATCCTCGTCGGCCCGGACCGGCGTCTGATCGGCCTCTACTCCCCCAACTTCGAGGACGACCGCGCCGCGCTCACCGCCCGCCTCAGGGCCATCGCCGGCAAGGACCGCGGCTGA
- a CDS encoding ABC transporter ATP-binding protein, whose product MPHAAAASEQPPIAVRASRLRRAFPGSRGRPARVALEALSLTVPVGEWVALLGPNGSGKSTLMRLLATADRPDDGTLEAFGDTVAAGAHAARRYRARLGVVFQSPGLDRLLTVRENLLAQAALHGLSGRDAADRIAHAARRLDLADRLDDRVGSLSGGLARRADLARALLHRPTLLLLDEPTAGLDHDARTRFLDTLAALRREAADAGRPLTALMSTHLMDEAERADRVVMMHEGRIVADGAPAVLRASLGGSTVRSSDSASAPILERCGLSVSVAPDGGIIGRSNDRDALAAAASGLALAGLPFEVSPPTLGDAYLAATGRPLAEGSTP is encoded by the coding sequence ATGCCACACGCCGCGGCCGCGAGCGAGCAACCACCGATCGCCGTCAGGGCGAGCAGGCTGCGCCGCGCATTTCCCGGCTCGCGCGGCCGCCCCGCGCGCGTCGCGCTCGAAGCCCTCTCGCTCACCGTCCCGGTCGGCGAGTGGGTCGCGCTCCTCGGGCCCAACGGCTCGGGCAAGTCGACGCTCATGCGGCTCCTCGCCACCGCCGACCGCCCGGACGACGGAACGCTCGAAGCCTTCGGCGACACGGTCGCGGCCGGTGCGCACGCGGCCCGCCGCTACCGGGCACGCCTCGGCGTGGTCTTCCAATCCCCCGGCCTCGACCGCCTCCTCACCGTCCGCGAGAACCTGCTCGCCCAGGCCGCGCTCCACGGCCTCTCCGGGCGCGACGCGGCCGACCGCATCGCCCACGCCGCCCGCCGCCTCGACCTCGCCGACCGCCTCGACGACCGCGTCGGCTCGCTCTCCGGCGGGCTGGCCCGGCGCGCCGACCTCGCCCGCGCCCTCCTCCACCGGCCGACCCTGCTGCTGCTCGACGAACCGACCGCGGGCCTCGACCATGACGCGCGCACCCGCTTCCTCGACACCCTCGCCGCGCTGCGCCGCGAGGCCGCCGACGCGGGGCGACCGCTCACCGCCCTGATGTCCACGCACCTGATGGACGAGGCCGAGCGGGCCGACCGCGTCGTGATGATGCACGAGGGCAGGATCGTCGCCGACGGCGCGCCGGCCGTGCTGCGCGCCTCCCTCGGCGGCTCGACCGTCCGAAGTTCCGACAGCGCGTCCGCGCCGATCCTCGAGCGGTGCGGGCTGAGCGTCTCCGTCGCGCCCGACGGCGGCATCATCGGCCGAAGCAACGATCGCGACGCCCTCGCCGCCGCCGCCTCGGGACTCGCCCTCGCCGGCCTGCCCTTCGAAGTCTCGCCGCCGACGCTCGGCGACGCCTACCTCGCCGCGACAGGACGCCCGCTCGCCGAAGGGAGCACGCCATGA
- the cyoE gene encoding protoheme IX farnesyltransferase: MACPPGAITGTIRSTNRLDSPPARPQPFRPARNPAVSQTRHPPHARRRRPLSRSTSIPAADLGELATVRGLRAIVETTKPRITRLVTITALVGFGMAALERSAAGHRWAFGELALLVLGTTIGTALSAAGANALNQWMERDRDALMQRTATRPLPEGRLTPSSVRTAGLALSTLGVLTLLLLAGVVPALVSLACVALYVWVYTPSKPVTAGSTLIGAVPGALPPLIGWSAVSATPGIAALVEPGALALFAIMFVWQLPHFLAIGWMYREDYARGGYRVLPALERGEHRTAVAIGLTAPLLVALTLAPAWAMPTLLGPGYLAAALLTGGAFLMLCARLAAARRRELARPVFIASIVHLPILLCAMVADGMAHALL, from the coding sequence ATGGCATGCCCCCCGGGCGCAATCACGGGCACAATCCGGAGCACCAATCGCCTAGACTCCCCTCCTGCCAGACCGCAACCCTTCCGGCCAGCCCGAAACCCCGCCGTCTCGCAGACCCGCCACCCCCCCCACGCACGACGGAGACGCCCGTTGAGCCGATCGACATCCATCCCCGCCGCGGACCTGGGCGAACTCGCCACCGTCCGCGGCCTGCGGGCCATCGTCGAGACCACCAAGCCGCGCATCACGCGGCTCGTCACCATCACCGCGCTCGTCGGCTTCGGCATGGCCGCGCTCGAGCGCTCCGCCGCGGGGCACCGCTGGGCGTTCGGCGAGCTCGCCCTGCTCGTGCTCGGCACGACGATCGGCACGGCGCTCTCCGCGGCGGGCGCGAACGCGCTCAACCAGTGGATGGAGCGCGACCGCGACGCCCTCATGCAGCGCACCGCGACGCGCCCCCTGCCCGAGGGGCGGCTCACGCCGTCGTCCGTCCGCACGGCCGGTCTCGCGCTCTCGACGCTCGGCGTGCTGACGCTGCTGCTGCTCGCGGGCGTCGTTCCCGCGCTGGTCTCGCTCGCGTGCGTCGCGCTGTACGTGTGGGTGTACACGCCGTCCAAGCCCGTCACCGCGGGCTCGACGCTCATCGGCGCGGTGCCGGGCGCGCTCCCGCCGCTCATCGGCTGGTCGGCCGTCTCGGCGACGCCGGGGATCGCCGCGCTCGTCGAGCCGGGCGCGCTGGCGCTCTTCGCGATCATGTTCGTCTGGCAGCTCCCCCACTTCCTCGCCATCGGCTGGATGTACCGCGAGGACTACGCCCGCGGCGGGTACCGCGTCCTGCCCGCGCTCGAGCGCGGCGAGCACCGCACCGCGGTCGCCATCGGCCTCACGGCCCCGCTGCTCGTCGCGCTCACGCTCGCCCCGGCGTGGGCGATGCCGACGCTGCTCGGGCCGGGCTACCTCGCCGCCGCGCTCCTCACCGGCGGCGCGTTCCTCATGCTCTGCGCCCGCCTCGCCGCGGCGCGCCGGCGCGAACTCGCCCGCCCCGTCTTCATCGCGTCCATCGTGCACCTGCCGATCCTGCTGTGCGCGATGGTCGCCGACGGCATGGCCCACGCCCTCCTCTGA
- the rbsK gene encoding ribokinase has protein sequence MSGSVCVVGSINMDLVVRTPRLPVPGETILGGPFATFPGGKGANQAVAAARMGARVSMVGRVGADDYGQSLRAMFVREGVDATAIRATAGTATGVGVIIVDERAGENTIVVAPGANASLTPEDVESVAGIVRSAAVLLLQLETPFETVAAAIRVAHGAGRRVVLNAAPAAVVPEGILRQVDLLVANRGEAALLTGGAEEDDPLALAKDVLRLGSGAVVVTAGPDGACLAASDASVRVPSIPVRAVDSTAAGDAFCGALAACLAAGGSVEEAVRTGCVAGALAATRPGAIPSLPGRAEVAERLHVTHAEGGERTR, from the coding sequence GTGAGCGGAAGCGTGTGCGTCGTCGGCTCGATCAACATGGACTTGGTGGTGCGCACGCCGCGCCTGCCCGTGCCCGGGGAGACGATCCTCGGCGGCCCGTTCGCGACGTTCCCCGGCGGGAAGGGCGCGAACCAGGCCGTCGCGGCGGCCCGGATGGGGGCGCGCGTGTCGATGGTGGGGCGGGTCGGCGCGGACGACTACGGGCAGTCGCTCCGGGCCATGTTCGTCCGCGAGGGCGTGGATGCGACGGCGATCCGCGCCACCGCCGGAACGGCGACCGGGGTCGGTGTCATCATCGTGGACGAGCGCGCGGGCGAGAACACCATCGTCGTCGCACCCGGCGCGAACGCGAGTCTCACGCCGGAGGACGTCGAGAGCGTGGCCGGGATCGTCCGTTCCGCGGCGGTGCTGCTGCTGCAGCTCGAAACGCCGTTCGAGACCGTCGCGGCTGCGATTCGTGTTGCGCACGGAGCCGGGCGTCGCGTCGTGCTGAACGCCGCCCCGGCCGCGGTCGTGCCCGAGGGAATCCTCAGGCAGGTCGATCTGCTGGTTGCGAACAGGGGCGAGGCCGCGCTGCTGACGGGGGGGGCAGAGGAGGACGATCCGCTCGCGCTGGCCAAGGACGTGCTCCGGCTCGGATCGGGCGCAGTGGTGGTGACGGCCGGGCCGGATGGGGCGTGCCTGGCCGCGAGCGACGCCTCGGTGCGTGTGCCGTCGATCCCGGTGCGGGCGGTGGACTCGACCGCGGCGGGGGACGCGTTCTGCGGGGCCTTGGCGGCCTGTCTGGCGGCGGGCGGATCGGTCGAGGAGGCGGTTCGCACGGGTTGCGTCGCGGGCGCGCTGGCGGCGACGCGGCCCGGCGCGATTCCTTCCCTGCCGGGGCGAGCCGAGGTCGCGGAACGGTTGCACGTCACGCACGCGGAAGGCGGAGAGCGCACGCGATGA